The following proteins are encoded in a genomic region of Pectinophora gossypiella chromosome 6, ilPecGoss1.1, whole genome shotgun sequence:
- the LOC126367360 gene encoding 23 kDa integral membrane protein-like isoform X2, translated as MALSTNCWKYLVLTFNVLFAMSAVVLFGLSGFLIYRLFIYRHFLGVGVQYPAVLLLMMAIITCSVAWIGWRTAKSMHQIHVIVTGVLIALVVVIEFAVFVWAMVEWDNIEIDVKTTMTSYFMETNVNKQPNSADAVRWDRLHFECCGVTGPSDYSSSGHMPFSCCGQGPLDSLHKPYTADCATLYQRGCANQLHQYARQQLLWVALTALAASMLQVYTEADPTYLPTLPTYLPDDLLDIPLILQPNPVQPSGRMTRNAKIFQETMGYLLVVVNMRHILLKVLPKSKMFKKTLND; from the exons ATGTCAGCAGTGGTACTGTTTGGGCTGAGCGGGTTCCTGATATACAGACTGTTCATCTATCGTCATTTCCTCGGAGTGGGGGTACAGTACCCTGCTGTACTGCTGCTTATGATGGCAATTATCACATGCTCCGTTGCCTGGATTGGATGGAGGACCGCCAAGTCCATGCACCAGATACATGTTATAGTG ACCGGCGTCCTGATAGCGCTGGTGGTGGTGATAGAGTTCGCAGTGTTCGTGTGGGCTATGGTGGAGTGGGACAACATCGAGATTGACGTCAAGACCACAATGACGTCGTACTTCATGGAAACCAACGTCAATAAGCAGCCTAATTCTGCTGATGCTGTCAGATGGGACAGGCTGCAT TTCGAATGCTGCGGCGTGACCGGCCCGAGCGATTACAGCTCATCAGGCCACATGCCGTTCTCATGCTGCGGCCAGGGTCCATTGGACTCCCTGCACAAACCGTACACTGCTGACTGCGCCACGCTGTATCAGCGAGGCTGTGCTAACCAGCTGCATCAGTACGCTCGCCAACAGCTGCTATGGGTGGCCTTGACTGCCCTCGCTGCTTCCATGCTGCag gtttacacagaagcagatcctacctacctacctaccctacctacctacctacctgacgacctacttgac attccactaatactgcaacccaatccagtacaacccagtggaagaatgaccagaaatgcaaaaatatttcaagaaactatgggatatcttctcgtcgtagtcaacatgagacacattctcttgaag gttctaccgaaaagcaaaatgttcaagaaaacacttaatgactaa
- the LOC126367360 gene encoding 23 kDa integral membrane protein-like isoform X1, which yields MALSTNCWKYLVLTFNVLFAMSAVVLFGLSGFLIYRLFIYRHFLGVGVQYPAVLLLMMAIITCSVAWIGWRTAKSMHQIHVIVTGVLIALVVVIEFAVFVWAMVEWDNIEIDVKTTMTSYFMETNVNKQPNSADAVRWDRLHVRFECCGVTGPSDYSSSGHMPFSCCGQGPLDSLHKPYTADCATLYQRGCANQLHQYARQQLLWVALTALAASMLQVYTEADPTYLPTLPTYLPDDLLDIPLILQPNPVQPSGRMTRNAKIFQETMGYLLVVVNMRHILLKVLPKSKMFKKTLND from the exons ATGTCAGCAGTGGTACTGTTTGGGCTGAGCGGGTTCCTGATATACAGACTGTTCATCTATCGTCATTTCCTCGGAGTGGGGGTACAGTACCCTGCTGTACTGCTGCTTATGATGGCAATTATCACATGCTCCGTTGCCTGGATTGGATGGAGGACCGCCAAGTCCATGCACCAGATACATGTTATAGTG ACCGGCGTCCTGATAGCGCTGGTGGTGGTGATAGAGTTCGCAGTGTTCGTGTGGGCTATGGTGGAGTGGGACAACATCGAGATTGACGTCAAGACCACAATGACGTCGTACTTCATGGAAACCAACGTCAATAAGCAGCCTAATTCTGCTGATGCTGTCAGATGGGACAGGCTGCATGTTAGA TTCGAATGCTGCGGCGTGACCGGCCCGAGCGATTACAGCTCATCAGGCCACATGCCGTTCTCATGCTGCGGCCAGGGTCCATTGGACTCCCTGCACAAACCGTACACTGCTGACTGCGCCACGCTGTATCAGCGAGGCTGTGCTAACCAGCTGCATCAGTACGCTCGCCAACAGCTGCTATGGGTGGCCTTGACTGCCCTCGCTGCTTCCATGCTGCag gtttacacagaagcagatcctacctacctacctaccctacctacctacctacctgacgacctacttgac attccactaatactgcaacccaatccagtacaacccagtggaagaatgaccagaaatgcaaaaatatttcaagaaactatgggatatcttctcgtcgtagtcaacatgagacacattctcttgaag gttctaccgaaaagcaaaatgttcaagaaaacacttaatgactaa